The proteins below are encoded in one region of Candidatus Methylomirabilota bacterium:
- a CDS encoding NAD(P)-dependent oxidoreductase: STPRKLEPRAKARGVHFLESPVSGGVAGARAATLAVMVGGDPQVLERARPVLRSIGPNIFSVGPVGAGNTVKAINNMMACVNSLAMMEGLVLGIKAGLDPMIIHDVVKASSGGSKALDRIPRAIIPRDFEPGFKVFLMNKDLETFNTIAKDLHVPVSFSNVAQRYEQAAMAAGLADKDTTVVMTIIEKLAALEVPRGK; the protein is encoded by the coding sequence TCGACCCCGCGCAAGCTCGAGCCCCGCGCCAAGGCGCGCGGCGTGCATTTCTTGGAGTCGCCGGTGAGCGGCGGCGTCGCCGGCGCGCGCGCCGCCACCCTGGCCGTCATGGTGGGCGGCGACCCCCAGGTGCTGGAGCGCGCCCGCCCGGTGCTCCGCTCCATCGGCCCCAACATCTTCAGCGTGGGCCCGGTCGGGGCCGGCAACACCGTGAAGGCGATCAACAACATGATGGCCTGCGTCAACTCGCTGGCCATGATGGAAGGGCTGGTGCTCGGGATCAAGGCCGGACTCGATCCCATGATCATCCACGACGTGGTGAAGGCGAGCAGTGGAGGGAGCAAGGCCCTCGATCGCATTCCGCGCGCGATCATTCCGCGCGATTTCGAGCCCGGCTTCAAGGTGTTCCTGATGAACAAGGACCTCGAGACCTTCAACACCATCGCCAAGGACCTCCACGTCCCCGTCAGCTTCTCCAACGTGGCCCAGCGCTACGAGCAGGCGGCCATGGCGGCCGGCCTGGCCGACAAGGACACCACGGTGGTCATGACCATCATCGAGAAGCTCGCCGCCCTGGAGGTGCCGCGCGGCAAGTAG
- a CDS encoding sulfite exporter TauE/SafE family protein: protein MPLLPALVEAASAWFARSPLLLGYVGLCILGAFVVRGFSGFGSSMIAVSALTLAMPPAQVVPAMFALEIVASVGLLPSVWHDVDWRSLVWIVSGCIVATPVGLAVLAQAPLNLMRALVSAVVVMVALVLLKGFVLRATPGPGATFGVGCLAGLLNGSTGLAGPPVVIFYFSSVGARERGRATLIAFFVATDVYALLLARAGGLLDAQAMVLGLYALPFVALGIWLGHRRFIATEPQTFRRVVLWFLAGLGVAGLVLAAVRYSAAT, encoded by the coding sequence GTGCCCCTCCTGCCGGCACTCGTCGAGGCGGCCTCGGCCTGGTTCGCGAGGTCGCCTCTTCTTCTTGGTTACGTCGGCCTCTGCATTCTGGGCGCCTTCGTCGTCCGGGGATTCAGCGGTTTTGGCTCGTCGATGATCGCCGTCTCCGCCCTCACCCTCGCGATGCCGCCCGCTCAGGTGGTGCCGGCCATGTTCGCCCTCGAGATCGTGGCCTCGGTGGGTCTCTTGCCGTCGGTCTGGCACGACGTGGACTGGCGCTCGCTCGTGTGGATCGTCAGCGGCTGCATCGTGGCCACCCCGGTCGGGCTCGCCGTGCTCGCCCAGGCGCCGCTGAATCTCATGCGCGCCCTCGTCTCGGCCGTAGTGGTCATGGTCGCCCTCGTCTTGCTGAAGGGATTCGTCCTCCGGGCCACGCCGGGGCCCGGGGCGACCTTCGGGGTAGGATGCCTCGCCGGGCTCCTCAACGGATCGACGGGGCTCGCCGGACCTCCGGTCGTGATCTTCTATTTTTCCTCGGTGGGCGCCAGGGAGAGAGGCCGCGCCACCCTCATCGCGTTCTTCGTGGCCACCGATGTCTACGCGCTGCTGCTGGCGAGGGCGGGCGGCCTGCTGGACGCCCAGGCCATGGTCCTCGGGCTCTACGCGCTGCCCTTCGTCGCTCTCGGGATCTGGCTGGGGCACCGGCGCTTCATCGCCACCGAGCCGCAGACGTTTCGTCGGGTCGTGCTCTGGTTCCTCGCCGGTCTCGGGGTAGCCGGGCTCGTGCTGGCCGCGGTGAGGTACAGCGCAGCCACGTAG